Part of the Actinomycetota bacterium genome, GAAGGGCTTGGCTGAGGCGCTTGTCGTCGAGGTCGTTCAACGCTGCGATCCTACCTCGCTAGAATTCGCTGGTCCCTATGCCAAAAATCACGAAAGTCCTTGTAGCCAACCGCGGCGAGATTGCCATCCGGATCTTCCGGGGGTGCCGCGAGCTGGGCATCTCGACGGTCGCCGTCTACTCCGAGGTGGACCGCGACGCTCTGCACGTCACCTTTGCCGACGAGGCCTACCTGCTGGGCGACACCGCCCCCTCTGCCAGCTACCTGAACATCCCCAAGATCCTGGCGGTGGCCGCACGAGCCGGGGCCGACGCGGTCCACCCGGGGTACGGGTTCCTGGCCGAGAACGCCGGCTTTGCCCAGGCGGTCATCGACGCAGGCCTGATCTGGATCGGCCCACCGCCGGAAGCGATCGAAGCCGCCGGCGACAAGCTCTCCGCCCGCCGGATCGCAGCCAAAGCGAAGGTCCCGAGCGTCCCCGGCTCCAAGGGGTCGATCCCCGGCCCGGAGGCCATCGTCCCGTTCGCCGAGGAACACGGCTGGCCGGTTGCGCTGAAGGCGGCCAAAGGCGGCGGCGGGCGCGGTTTTAGGGTCGTCCGCAACCAGAACGAGGCCCAGGGCGCCTTCGACGGGGCCACCCGCGAGGCCGAGCTTTCGTTCGGCAGCTCCGAGATCTACATGGAGCGCTACCTGGAGAACCCGCGGCACATCGAGATCCAGATCCTCGCCGACCAGCACGGCAACACCGTCTACCTCGGCGAGCGAGACTGCTCGCTGCAGCGGCGGCACCAGAAGCTGCTCGAGGAGTCCCCCTCCCCCGTCCTCGACCCCGAGACCCGGAAGGCGATGGGCGAATCGGCGGTGGCCTTCTCCAAAGAGGTCGGCTACTTCTCCGCCGGGACCGTCGAGTTCCTGTTCGAGCAGAGCCCCGAGGGGCCCCGATTCTTCTTCCTGGAGATGAACACCCGCCTGCAGGTGGAGCACCCGGTCACCGAGCTGGTGTGCGGCGTGGACCTGGTGCACGCCATGATCCGGGTGGCCGAGGGCGAGCCGCTGGGCTTCACGCAGGAGGACGTCACCCTGCGGGGCCACGCTATCGAGTGCCGGATCAACGCCGAGAACCCACTCACCGACTTCCTGCCCAACCCCGGCAGCATCGGCGAGTACGCCGAACCCGGCGGCCCAGGGGTTCGGGTGGACTCCGGCGCCCGGGCCGGCACGGTCATCCCGGCTAGCTACGACTCGCTGATCTCCAAGCTGATCGTCTACGGCGCCGACCGGGACGAGGCGATCCGCCGGATGGTGCGGGCGCTGGACGAGTACCGCATCGAGGGCCTGGTCAGCACGATCCCGTTCCACCGCCTGGTCCTGTCGAGCCCGTGGTTTTCCGAGGGCAACTTCTCCACCAAGACCATCGAGAACGA contains:
- the accC gene encoding acetyl-CoA carboxylase biotin carboxylase subunit → MPKITKVLVANRGEIAIRIFRGCRELGISTVAVYSEVDRDALHVTFADEAYLLGDTAPSASYLNIPKILAVAARAGADAVHPGYGFLAENAGFAQAVIDAGLIWIGPPPEAIEAAGDKLSARRIAAKAKVPSVPGSKGSIPGPEAIVPFAEEHGWPVALKAAKGGGGRGFRVVRNQNEAQGAFDGATREAELSFGSSEIYMERYLENPRHIEIQILADQHGNTVYLGERDCSLQRRHQKLLEESPSPVLDPETRKAMGESAVAFSKEVGYFSAGTVEFLFEQSPEGPRFFFLEMNTRLQVEHPVTELVCGVDLVHAMIRVAEGEPLGFTQEDVTLRGHAIECRINAENPLTDFLPNPGSIGEYAEPGGPGVRVDSGARAGTVIPASYDSLISKLIVYGADRDEAIRRMVRALDEYRIEGLVSTIPFHRLVLSSPWFSEGNFSTKTIENDLDLNEIDLGDAGRAGAPLPKPRKVSLELDGKRFEVKFTELSGRQTKPKPPQQTHKSLAGSGDTLTAPMQGTIVKVLHNPGDKVKAGDAILVLEA